In one bacterium genomic region, the following are encoded:
- the dusB gene encoding tRNA dihydrouridine synthase DusB yields MTIAGRALLAPMAGITDVVFRRLCRRFGAAIVYSEFLSSDGLLFNTMSQEHKLALADDEHPVAYQLFGARVQTFGRAAQMLSAYRPDLIDLNFGCPVRKVVGKNGGASLLKDLDLLASLVKETVDAVPLPVTVKMRAGWDEKTLVHCEAAARAVEAGAQAVTLHARTRADGAWGPKYAGPAKWEYIAELKRHESRVPVIGNGDVTSPDTAKAMLDQTGCDAVMIGRAAVGRPWIFAEVNHFLATGERLPEPSAADVLTVAWHHIAEKIRVTPEPPAVVVRGLRKVLAAYIKGWPDAHTLRDRLMRVEDPEAIRRLFADYLAGHAGLLDNADSGWIDQYLPLDRGWIPKSRALVA; encoded by the coding sequence TTGACCATCGCCGGACGGGCCCTGCTGGCCCCGATGGCCGGCATCACCGACGTTGTTTTCCGTCGGCTCTGCCGCCGTTTCGGCGCCGCGATCGTCTATTCGGAGTTTCTCTCCTCCGATGGCCTGCTTTTCAACACCATGAGCCAGGAGCACAAACTGGCCTTGGCAGATGACGAGCATCCTGTTGCCTACCAACTGTTTGGCGCGCGCGTGCAGACATTCGGCCGCGCTGCCCAGATGCTTTCGGCTTACCGGCCCGACCTCATTGATCTCAACTTCGGTTGCCCGGTCCGCAAGGTTGTGGGGAAAAACGGCGGCGCCTCGCTTCTGAAGGATCTCGACCTCCTGGCCAGTCTTGTGAAGGAGACTGTCGATGCGGTGCCTCTGCCGGTCACGGTCAAAATGCGCGCCGGGTGGGACGAGAAGACGCTGGTGCACTGCGAGGCCGCCGCGCGCGCGGTCGAGGCGGGAGCGCAGGCGGTGACGCTGCATGCGCGCACCCGCGCCGATGGCGCCTGGGGGCCGAAATATGCCGGTCCGGCAAAATGGGAATACATCGCCGAACTCAAAAGGCATGAGTCCCGTGTGCCGGTCATCGGCAACGGCGATGTCACCTCCCCCGACACCGCCAAGGCGATGCTCGATCAGACCGGTTGCGACGCGGTGATGATCGGACGCGCCGCCGTGGGGCGGCCCTGGATCTTTGCCGAAGTGAACCACTTCCTCGCCACCGGTGAGCGTCTTCCCGAACCGTCGGCCGCCGATGTCCTGACCGTCGCCTGGCATCACATCGCCGAAAAGATCCGCGTGACCCCCGAACCGCCGGCGGTGGTGGTGCGCGGTCTGCGCAAGGTGCTGGCCGCCTACATCAAGGGCTGGCCCGACGCGCACACACTGCGCGACCGCCTCATGCGCGTCGAAGACCCTGAAGCGATTCGCCGCCTCTTTGCCGACTATCTGGCCGGGCACGCCGGCTTGTTGGACAACGCCGACAGCGGTTGGATTGATCAGTATCTGCCGTTGGATCGCGGCTGGATTCCCAAATCCCGGGCGCTGGTGGCCTGA